In Longimicrobiales bacterium, a genomic segment contains:
- a CDS encoding DUF1343 domain-containing protein, whose product MSRLQYRRITRSSGRRAETTRYRNPRQSALLGLFSTFLAAACTGTQGDAAEQSVSAISLDIRPGIEVLLDDSLHLVQGLRIGLVTNHTGIDRAGRTNIDLLAEHEEIDLVALYSPEHGIRGKERAGAAIESGFDEQTGLPVHSLYGETRKPTTAMLEGVDVLLFDMQDIGARYYTYVSTMALAMTAAGEHGIPFVVLDRPNPIRGDVVQGTVLDPEYSTFVGMYPVPMRHGMTPGELARMYVGAFGIQADLMVVPVDGWTRDVIFDDTGLPWVPPSPNIPTVASALAYPGTCLFEGTPLSVGRGTDRAFQWIGAPWLDGNALAAALNLYEIEGVHFEGVRFTPTNAGDGKFEGKEVGGVMLVPESTDYDASAAAVAMLVETYRVSGDRWSWFVAHFDRLAGTDALRLGIESGAGFETLTAGWAPDLASFERLRAPYLIYE is encoded by the coding sequence ATGTCACGCTTACAATACCGGCGCATCACGCGCTCAAGCGGGAGACGCGCGGAAACTACCCGCTACCGGAACCCCCGACAATCTGCGCTGCTTGGGCTGTTTTCCACATTCCTGGCCGCCGCGTGCACCGGCACCCAGGGTGACGCTGCAGAACAATCTGTAAGCGCTATATCCCTCGACATCCGACCGGGCATCGAGGTTCTGCTGGACGACTCGCTGCACCTGGTTCAGGGGCTTCGGATCGGCCTTGTCACGAATCACACGGGAATCGACCGAGCAGGCAGGACGAACATCGATCTTCTGGCTGAGCACGAAGAAATCGACCTAGTCGCTTTGTACTCACCCGAGCATGGGATCCGGGGAAAAGAAAGGGCTGGCGCTGCGATCGAGAGCGGGTTCGACGAACAGACCGGCCTGCCTGTCCATTCTCTCTACGGGGAGACGCGGAAACCGACGACTGCAATGCTCGAAGGTGTAGACGTGCTGCTTTTCGATATGCAGGACATTGGGGCCCGGTACTACACCTATGTCTCAACTATGGCGCTGGCCATGACGGCAGCCGGGGAGCACGGCATACCGTTCGTCGTCCTCGACCGACCTAACCCGATTCGAGGTGATGTCGTGCAGGGAACGGTGCTGGACCCCGAGTACAGCACATTCGTCGGCATGTATCCAGTACCCATGCGCCATGGAATGACGCCCGGCGAGCTCGCTCGAATGTACGTCGGTGCTTTCGGCATCCAAGCAGACCTCATGGTCGTCCCAGTCGACGGCTGGACCCGCGACGTGATCTTCGACGATACCGGCCTGCCCTGGGTCCCACCTTCACCGAACATTCCCACCGTCGCGAGTGCCCTGGCCTATCCAGGCACCTGCCTCTTCGAAGGAACGCCGCTCTCGGTTGGCCGTGGCACCGACCGGGCGTTTCAGTGGATCGGCGCGCCGTGGCTCGACGGAAATGCGTTGGCCGCGGCACTGAACTTGTACGAGATCGAAGGCGTGCATTTCGAGGGCGTACGTTTCACGCCGACCAATGCCGGTGACGGAAAATTCGAGGGGAAGGAGGTGGGCGGAGTCATGCTGGTGCCTGAATCGACGGACTACGACGCGTCCGCGGCGGCTGTGGCGATGCTGGTCGAGACGTACCGTGTGTCGGGAGATCGATGGAGCTGGTTCGTTGCTCACTTTGATCGGCTCGCCGGTACGGATGCTCTGCGACTCGGGATCGAATCAGGGGCGGGCTTCGAGACGCTGACCGCCGGATGGGCTCCCGACCTCGCCAGCTTCGAACGGCTACGCGCGCCCTACCTGATCTACGAATGA
- a CDS encoding glycoside hydrolase family 3 protein, with protein MTHHTLPLFVPWTRGLAAGLLAVTLASCRAFSGSGDPIEPAGSPPSFEAADETLAAGLYAVFDSLVAEEPAPTPLDRRSWAEGTLADLTIAEKAGQLIMPWVLGDFAPEGSGSHERMLTYIEEQGIGGVIMSVGTPYDVAAKLNDLQRHSEIPLLVAADLETGAGFRMRGAIHMPGAIDLGGATDFPSLMAVGATGREEFAYEMGKITAIEARAVGIHVPFAPVLDVNNNPDNPIINVRSFGEDPDRVARMGIAFIEGVQDNGAIATGKHFPGHGDTETDSHVALPVILHDRARMDSVELHPFQEAIDAGMGAIMTAHIAVPSLNGGGREPSTLSPEVLTTVLRDEMGFDGIVFTDAMDMRAISRQHNSGEAAVRAIEAGADVILMPASVKGAVEGIVEAVSSGRITERRLDESVMRVLDTKEDLSLQEDRLVQIEQISQHVGVPDHLDVANRIAESALTLLKNDRDLLPLAGTRTARVLSVSYRRSSDVLAGRYFNRVLRETYPRLTTAEVDADTQQSIYQGLTRRAREQGMVVVSTYVTSVNVSGSFMLPEDLVDFITELRRIGVPHTVVSFGNPYLITDFPDVQSYLLAWSGSEASQRAAGRALLGQTQIAGRIPTRIPPMFEIGDGLSIPSKAQNTGGR; from the coding sequence ATGACGCACCACACGCTTCCGCTTTTCGTTCCGTGGACCCGCGGCTTGGCCGCCGGTCTTCTCGCAGTGACCCTGGCCTCGTGCCGCGCTTTCTCTGGGTCGGGTGACCCGATTGAACCCGCTGGCAGTCCACCCTCTTTCGAAGCCGCTGACGAGACACTCGCCGCAGGCCTCTATGCCGTCTTCGACAGCCTGGTGGCAGAGGAACCCGCACCAACGCCTCTGGACAGGCGGAGTTGGGCGGAGGGCACGCTTGCTGACCTGACCATCGCGGAGAAGGCCGGTCAGCTCATCATGCCATGGGTCCTCGGTGACTTCGCGCCGGAGGGGTCCGGCAGTCACGAACGGATGCTCACGTACATCGAAGAGCAGGGGATCGGCGGGGTCATCATGTCCGTCGGGACTCCGTACGACGTCGCCGCTAAATTGAACGACCTCCAACGCCACTCGGAGATTCCGCTGCTCGTTGCCGCGGACCTCGAGACAGGCGCGGGCTTTCGCATGCGCGGAGCCATTCACATGCCCGGTGCGATCGACCTTGGTGGCGCGACGGACTTCCCCTCTCTCATGGCTGTTGGTGCCACGGGCCGCGAGGAGTTCGCTTATGAAATGGGCAAGATCACGGCGATCGAAGCCCGCGCCGTAGGAATCCACGTGCCCTTCGCACCGGTACTAGACGTCAACAACAACCCGGACAACCCGATCATCAACGTCCGATCATTCGGCGAGGACCCGGATCGGGTCGCCCGGATGGGAATCGCCTTTATAGAGGGCGTTCAGGACAATGGGGCCATTGCGACCGGAAAGCACTTTCCAGGCCATGGTGACACAGAGACGGACTCGCACGTCGCGCTCCCTGTCATTCTTCACGACCGGGCGCGCATGGACTCTGTCGAGCTTCACCCTTTCCAGGAAGCGATCGACGCGGGCATGGGGGCCATCATGACAGCACACATCGCAGTGCCCTCTTTGAACGGCGGGGGGCGAGAGCCCTCGACGTTGTCCCCTGAGGTGCTCACCACAGTGCTCCGTGACGAGATGGGTTTCGACGGGATCGTCTTCACCGATGCCATGGACATGAGGGCTATCTCCCGTCAGCACAATTCGGGCGAAGCTGCGGTGCGAGCTATCGAAGCCGGCGCTGACGTCATCTTGATGCCGGCGTCTGTCAAAGGCGCGGTGGAAGGAATCGTGGAGGCGGTGAGCTCAGGCCGGATTACCGAGCGACGTCTCGATGAATCGGTCATGCGAGTGCTGGACACGAAGGAAGACCTGAGTCTCCAGGAAGACCGACTCGTGCAGATCGAACAGATCTCTCAGCATGTGGGCGTGCCCGATCACCTAGATGTGGCGAATCGGATCGCGGAGAGCGCCCTCACACTCCTGAAGAACGATCGCGACCTGCTCCCTCTCGCTGGGACGCGCACCGCCCGGGTCCTCTCCGTGTCGTACCGTCGAAGTTCCGACGTACTCGCCGGCCGCTACTTCAATCGTGTGCTCCGCGAGACCTACCCAAGGCTCACCACGGCGGAGGTCGATGCCGATACGCAGCAGAGCATCTACCAGGGGCTCACCCGTCGCGCACGCGAACAGGGCATGGTGGTTGTCAGCACATACGTGACGTCGGTGAACGTGTCCGGCTCTTTCATGCTGCCCGAGGATCTCGTCGACTTCATCACGGAGCTGCGTCGGATCGGCGTGCCCCACACAGTGGTGTCCTTTGGTAACCCCTACCTCATTACGGATTTCCCGGACGTGCAGTCGTATCTCTTGGCCTGGAGTGGATCCGAAGCCAGTCAGAGG